In a genomic window of Virgibacillus sp. SK37:
- the odhB gene encoding 2-oxoglutarate dehydrogenase complex dihydrolipoyllysine-residue succinyltransferase: MKEIKIPELAESITEGTIAEWLVKEGDKVEKGDPVVELETDKVNVEVNSDYAGVITEIVQGEGEDVEVGDIIAKLDENGEAGADSSSNEDSKEEKQEEQKEEPKEDKKKEEKEEKKEESKVENTEEASKKDQNDDKKGDVIASPAARKRARELGIDLSTVSSRDPLGRIRPEDVDAAAKGTSEKKESKPAKKEAPKTAEKTEFDKPVERVKMSRRRQTIAKRLVEVQHEAAMLTTFNEVDLTNVMKLRSERKEKFIDKHGVKLGFMSFFTKAVVGALKEFPLLNAEIQGNELVLKKFYDIGIAVSTDDGLVVPVVRDADRLDFAGVEREIGNLGKKARDKKLAMEDLQGGSFTITNGGTFGSMLSTPILNAPQVGILGMHNIQKRAMVMPDDTIEVRPMMYLALSYDHRIVDGKEAVQFLVRVKQLLEDPYDLLLEG; the protein is encoded by the coding sequence GTGAAAGAAATTAAAATACCAGAGCTAGCCGAATCCATTACTGAAGGTACTATTGCAGAGTGGTTAGTCAAAGAAGGCGACAAAGTAGAAAAAGGTGATCCAGTAGTTGAATTGGAAACAGACAAGGTTAATGTCGAAGTGAACTCCGACTATGCGGGTGTCATCACTGAAATTGTTCAAGGTGAGGGTGAAGACGTTGAAGTGGGAGATATTATTGCCAAGCTAGATGAAAATGGGGAAGCTGGCGCTGATTCTTCCAGCAATGAAGACTCAAAGGAAGAAAAGCAAGAAGAACAAAAGGAAGAACCAAAAGAAGATAAGAAAAAAGAAGAAAAAGAAGAGAAAAAAGAAGAATCTAAAGTTGAGAACACAGAAGAAGCATCTAAGAAGGATCAGAATGACGACAAAAAAGGCGATGTAATTGCATCACCTGCAGCGAGAAAACGCGCCAGAGAACTTGGAATTGATTTAAGTACAGTCAGTTCACGTGATCCACTAGGAAGGATTCGTCCAGAAGATGTAGATGCTGCAGCAAAAGGTACATCAGAGAAGAAAGAATCGAAGCCAGCTAAGAAAGAAGCACCAAAAACAGCAGAAAAAACAGAATTTGATAAGCCAGTAGAACGTGTGAAAATGTCACGTCGTCGTCAGACAATTGCAAAGCGTCTTGTTGAAGTACAACATGAAGCAGCTATGCTTACTACATTTAACGAAGTTGACTTAACTAATGTAATGAAGCTTCGTAGTGAGAGAAAAGAAAAATTCATTGACAAGCATGGGGTAAAGCTTGGTTTTATGTCCTTCTTTACCAAAGCTGTTGTGGGCGCATTAAAAGAATTCCCATTATTAAATGCGGAAATTCAAGGTAACGAGCTTGTTCTGAAAAAATTCTATGATATTGGTATTGCGGTATCTACCGATGATGGACTAGTAGTTCCAGTAGTACGTGATGCAGATCGTCTTGATTTTGCAGGCGTAGAACGTGAAATTGGAAATCTCGGTAAAAAAGCACGTGATAAGAAATTAGCTATGGAAGACCTACAAGGTGGTTCATTCACAATTACTAATGGTGGTACATTTGGATCCATGCTATCTACCCCAATCCTGAACGCACCACAGGTTGGTATTTTAGGAATGCACAATATTCAAAAGCGTGCCATGGTGATGCCGGATGATACTATCGAAGTACGTCCGATGATGTATTTAGCTCTTTCTTATGACCATCGAATCGTTGATGGCAAGGAAGCAGTACAGTTCCTAGTCAGAGTGAAGCAATTACTTGAAGACCCATATGATCTTCTATTAGAAGGCTAA
- the dat gene encoding D-amino-acid transaminase, producing the protein MSVYPIILAQDKFTHRDELKYPYEERGLQFGDGVYEVIRIYNGEYYLLNEHVDRLFRSTEAIKINLSLTKDELKKLLLELLTKNKMTADGKVYLQVSRGSAPRDHVFPLNVPANMYAYLQDLPRNQENLDNGVCTITQRDIRWENCYIKSLNLLPNVLAKQEAKEQGCYEAILHRDGLVTECSSSNAYLVKDGKIHTHPATNNILHGCVRMRVEKFANDLNIPFIEEGFSVEDIAMADEIFLSSSTSEVMPVIKVDNKEINNGKPGKITRQLQKAYIADANITSDDVLKPSV; encoded by the coding sequence ATGTCTGTTTATCCAATTATTTTAGCGCAAGACAAATTTACACATCGTGATGAATTAAAATATCCGTATGAAGAAAGAGGCCTGCAGTTCGGGGACGGCGTTTATGAAGTAATCCGCATATATAACGGTGAATACTATCTATTAAATGAGCATGTTGACCGCCTCTTCCGCTCTACAGAAGCTATTAAGATTAACTTATCATTAACGAAAGATGAACTCAAGAAGCTACTACTAGAGCTATTAACAAAAAATAAGATGACAGCAGATGGGAAAGTATATTTGCAGGTATCTCGAGGCTCTGCGCCAAGAGATCATGTTTTTCCTTTAAATGTTCCTGCAAATATGTATGCCTATCTACAGGATTTGCCGCGTAATCAGGAAAACTTGGATAATGGCGTATGTACAATTACACAACGTGACATCCGCTGGGAAAATTGCTATATTAAAAGCTTAAATCTTCTTCCAAACGTATTGGCTAAGCAAGAAGCAAAGGAACAAGGGTGTTATGAAGCGATTCTTCATAGGGATGGATTGGTAACAGAATGTAGTTCCTCAAACGCATATTTAGTAAAAGACGGGAAAATTCATACCCATCCTGCCACCAATAATATTTTGCATGGATGTGTGCGGATGCGTGTAGAAAAGTTTGCTAATGACTTAAACATTCCTTTTATAGAAGAAGGGTTTTCTGTTGAAGATATTGCTATGGCTGATGAGATCTTTTTATCCAGCAGTACTTCCGAAGTTATGCCTGTAATTAAAGTTGATAACAAGGAAATTAATAATGGAAAACCTGGCAAAATTACAAGACAACTCCAAAAAGCATACATAGCAGATGCTAATATCACTAGTGATGATGTCTTAAAACCTTCTGTTTAA
- the queG gene encoding tRNA epoxyqueuosine(34) reductase QueG, with protein MDINKLKQEVIEYSKEIGIDKIGFASTDVFSELKERLKRQQELGYQSGFEKGSVDERTEPTRLLPEAQSIISIALAYPSRMKDAPKSTKEERRGIFARASWGVDYHVVMRDRLDRLAAFLKEKVPDVSNKVMVDTGELSDRAVAERAGIGFSGKNTAIITPEFGSFVYLGELITNIPFLPDSPVEDSCGECTKCLDACPTGALVQGGQLNAQRCIAFLTQTKDFLPDEFRTKIGNRVYGCDTCQVVCPKNKKVDFHHHPEFEPDHEIAKPKLKPMLRISNREFKETFGSIAGSWRGKKPLQRNALIALGHYKDITAVEELIEVMKTDPRPVIRGTAAWSLGKIGTERAYTAINDAMNKETDERVIYEMKKGLAFEKEASRN; from the coding sequence ATGGATATCAACAAACTTAAACAAGAAGTTATAGAATACAGCAAAGAAATAGGTATTGATAAAATTGGCTTTGCCTCCACAGATGTCTTTTCTGAATTAAAGGAGAGATTGAAAAGGCAGCAAGAGCTAGGTTATCAGTCAGGGTTTGAAAAAGGAAGCGTGGACGAACGAACAGAACCAACCCGTTTGTTACCTGAAGCTCAATCCATTATTTCTATTGCACTTGCCTACCCTTCTCGAATGAAGGACGCCCCCAAAAGTACAAAGGAAGAACGTAGAGGAATCTTTGCACGTGCTTCATGGGGGGTAGATTACCATGTTGTTATGCGTGACAGATTGGATAGGCTTGCTGCTTTTCTTAAAGAAAAGGTGCCTGATGTAAGCAATAAGGTGATGGTAGATACCGGTGAACTGTCCGATCGTGCTGTTGCTGAACGAGCAGGCATTGGATTTAGTGGAAAAAATACTGCAATTATCACACCTGAATTTGGCTCCTTTGTCTATTTAGGAGAGTTGATCACAAATATTCCTTTTCTCCCTGATAGTCCTGTGGAGGATAGCTGTGGTGAATGCACAAAATGTTTGGATGCTTGTCCAACAGGGGCTTTAGTGCAAGGAGGGCAGCTAAATGCACAGCGTTGTATTGCATTTCTCACTCAAACCAAAGACTTTTTGCCTGATGAGTTTCGTACAAAAATTGGGAATAGAGTTTATGGCTGTGACACATGTCAGGTAGTCTGCCCCAAAAACAAAAAAGTAGATTTTCACCATCATCCTGAATTTGAACCAGACCATGAAATAGCTAAGCCAAAACTTAAGCCGATGTTACGTATATCCAACCGCGAATTCAAAGAGACATTTGGCTCCATTGCTGGTTCTTGGCGAGGCAAGAAGCCACTGCAAAGAAATGCATTAATTGCATTGGGGCATTATAAAGACATAACAGCAGTGGAAGAACTAATTGAAGTAATGAAAACAGATCCGCGACCGGTAATACGCGGAACTGCTGCATGGTCCCTTGGTAAAATTGGAACGGAAAGAGCCTATACCGCAATTAATGATGCAATGAATAAAGAAACAGATGAGCGAGTTATTTATGAAATGAAAAAGGGCCTTGCTTTTGAAAAAGAAGCCAGCAGGAATTAA
- a CDS encoding Crp/Fnr family transcriptional regulator, with protein sequence MEPLLNRLDNPTYEKLMMNSFRKEYMKNTTVFSEGSPAEALYFIESGTVRIYKGMGSDKEITIFTRKENDCFGEIGIFSGTKYSNTAVVTEDAVLNRITRVKAEELIEQNGSLGLHFTRWVAESLEASKAKMRDYIAFGSEGAIASVFIRYSNMYGIVTKNGIRITEPIRVREISKHIGISRETVSRVVNKWKEQGLITNDNKYYFIKDINYFRELLICENCGVENCIL encoded by the coding sequence ATGGAACCCTTGTTAAACAGATTAGATAATCCAACTTACGAAAAATTGATGATGAATAGCTTTCGTAAAGAGTACATGAAGAATACTACTGTGTTTAGTGAAGGGAGCCCCGCAGAAGCTCTTTACTTTATAGAAAGCGGGACTGTTCGTATTTACAAGGGAATGGGTTCTGACAAGGAAATTACCATCTTTACCAGAAAAGAAAATGACTGTTTTGGTGAAATAGGGATATTTAGTGGAACCAAATATTCAAATACCGCAGTAGTTACTGAAGATGCAGTCTTAAATCGTATTACAAGAGTAAAGGCAGAAGAGCTTATCGAACAAAACGGGTCACTTGGGCTACATTTTACCCGATGGGTAGCAGAATCATTGGAGGCAAGCAAAGCTAAAATGCGAGATTACATTGCCTTTGGCTCAGAAGGTGCAATAGCATCTGTATTTATTCGATATTCTAACATGTACGGAATTGTGACAAAAAACGGAATCCGAATAACAGAACCGATTCGTGTTAGAGAGATTAGTAAGCATATAGGTATTTCGAGAGAGACGGTAAGTCGTGTTGTAAATAAGTGGAAAGAGCAAGGCCTAATAACCAATGACAACAAATACTATTTTATTAAAGATATTAATTATTTCAGGGAATTACTCATATGTGAAAATTGCGGTGTGGAAAACTGTATTTTATAG
- a CDS encoding methylated-DNA--[protein]-cysteine S-methyltransferase — protein sequence MNKITLYYDEMESPIGTLLLLSDGEAIVRIEYGSLADLERRLSTWAKKFMGDPYFVHQPELIAPAKEELEAYFKHQKQTFTIPFKFYGTSFQQKVWQALYDRIEYKETKTYKEIAEIIGNPKAVRAVGGAVNKNPFSIVVPCHRVIGANGKLVGYNGGLDKKEYLLKHEAAN from the coding sequence ATGAATAAAATTACATTGTATTATGACGAAATGGAGTCACCAATAGGGACATTGCTGTTACTTAGTGATGGAGAAGCAATAGTTCGAATAGAGTATGGGAGCCTTGCTGACTTAGAAAGAAGATTATCAACCTGGGCCAAAAAATTTATGGGAGATCCCTATTTTGTTCATCAACCTGAATTAATTGCTCCTGCCAAGGAGGAGTTGGAGGCTTACTTTAAACATCAGAAGCAGACGTTTACTATTCCTTTTAAATTTTATGGGACCAGCTTTCAACAAAAGGTTTGGCAAGCACTGTATGATCGTATTGAATACAAGGAGACCAAAACGTATAAAGAGATTGCAGAAATAATTGGTAACCCGAAAGCAGTAAGAGCGGTGGGAGGGGCAGTTAATAAGAATCCATTTTCGATTGTAGTTCCTTGTCATCGCGTAATTGGGGCGAACGGAAAGCTAGTTGGTTATAATGGCGGTCTGGATAAAAAGGAATATCTTCTTAAACATGAAGCAGCAAATTGA
- a CDS encoding ABC-ATPase domain-containing protein encodes MKRLMNELKRIDNKGYKAYKDIQGKYSYTKFDLFIDYVQGDPFATPSKIRIVIPTKQRPIQNEWLTSYERKIAAEDKMARVVAKAIHKQKTFIKGSGKSGLILFDQPGQEVIERSAIQLDSHAITVCISIGLPANGRRINGKEAEKLFGQSIPSIIENSIFTLKDEEVEASVQLADQQVAIRKAMQKNGWIAFINNGAILPRKSGVSNRPLKNAVPFQSPKEDEVEIPIPHKKEPLRGMAISKGITLIVGGGYHGKSTILEAIERGVYAHTDGDGREYVLTDPDAVKIRAEDGRQVTGVDISPFISNLPHKKDTSFFTTENASGSTSQAANVMESLEAGASTLLIDEDTSATNFMIRDHRMQQLVQKDKEPITPFIDKISQLYNQLEISTIIVMGGSGDYFAVADTVIMMESYLPHNLTEKAKQIMTENPLERDMSKEDTFGKVRDRYFQQSTLQTKKGKRAKTQAKGLSTILMGTTDITFHHTEQLVDASQTRMIAEIISYLDRSNKLQNKSLHALLDELEKKMDTEGLASFTVFKDQHPGDIARPRRYEIAAVLNRMRTAMVK; translated from the coding sequence ATGAAACGACTAATGAACGAGCTTAAACGAATTGATAACAAGGGATATAAAGCCTACAAAGACATTCAAGGAAAATATAGCTACACGAAGTTTGATTTATTTATAGATTATGTACAAGGTGATCCATTTGCGACACCCTCCAAAATTAGAATAGTCATTCCAACCAAACAACGACCAATCCAGAATGAATGGCTTACCTCTTATGAAAGAAAAATAGCGGCAGAGGATAAAATGGCAAGAGTAGTAGCAAAAGCCATTCACAAGCAAAAGACCTTCATAAAAGGATCTGGTAAAAGTGGGCTAATTTTATTCGATCAGCCTGGACAGGAAGTTATTGAACGAAGTGCTATCCAATTAGATTCACATGCTATTACAGTTTGTATTTCCATTGGATTGCCTGCAAACGGACGGCGGATTAATGGTAAAGAGGCAGAGAAACTATTTGGGCAGTCTATTCCTTCTATAATAGAAAACTCTATATTTACATTAAAGGACGAAGAAGTAGAGGCATCCGTTCAACTTGCAGATCAACAGGTTGCCATTCGGAAGGCTATGCAAAAAAATGGATGGATCGCCTTTATTAATAATGGCGCTATCCTTCCTCGAAAAAGTGGTGTAAGTAACCGACCTTTAAAGAACGCGGTACCTTTTCAAAGTCCAAAGGAAGACGAAGTAGAAATACCAATCCCCCATAAGAAAGAACCACTACGTGGAATGGCTATATCTAAAGGAATTACACTAATTGTCGGAGGGGGTTATCATGGTAAAAGCACCATTCTCGAAGCGATTGAAAGAGGAGTATATGCACATACAGATGGGGATGGCAGAGAATATGTACTTACAGACCCCGATGCAGTAAAGATCCGTGCTGAAGATGGCCGGCAAGTTACAGGTGTAGATATTTCACCTTTTATTTCCAATTTACCACACAAAAAAGATACAAGCTTTTTCACGACAGAAAATGCAAGTGGCAGTACATCACAGGCGGCAAATGTAATGGAATCTTTGGAAGCAGGTGCCTCCACCTTACTTATCGATGAAGATACAAGTGCGACTAATTTCATGATTCGTGACCATCGAATGCAGCAACTTGTACAAAAAGATAAGGAACCTATTACGCCATTTATCGATAAAATAAGTCAGCTATACAACCAACTAGAGATTTCTACTATAATTGTTATGGGTGGTTCAGGTGATTACTTTGCTGTTGCAGATACAGTAATTATGATGGAATCCTACTTGCCGCATAACTTGACAGAAAAGGCAAAGCAAATTATGACGGAAAACCCGCTGGAAAGAGACATGTCTAAAGAAGACACGTTTGGAAAAGTAAGAGATCGTTATTTTCAGCAATCAACCCTGCAAACAAAAAAAGGAAAACGAGCGAAAACACAGGCTAAAGGATTGTCAACGATACTAATGGGAACAACAGATATTACTTTTCATCATACGGAACAACTTGTTGACGCCTCGCAAACCAGGATGATTGCTGAGATTATCAGCTATTTAGATCGTAGTAACAAACTTCAAAATAAATCGCTGCATGCGTTATTGGATGAACTGGAGAAGAAAATGGATACTGAAGGACTTGCTTCCTTTACAGTGTTTAAAGACCAGCATCCTGGAGATATTGCAAGACCACGAAGATATGAGATTGCTGCAGTGCTAAACCGAATGCGCACGGCTATGGTAAAATAA
- a CDS encoding NupC/NupG family nucleoside CNT transporter: MAILLGIVAIIVVLGLAFLMSNDKRNINYKGIGIMLVLQLLTTWFMFTTEIGQFIINKISAGFNKLIEFGTEGVNFVVGGFVVEEGGVFFFNVLLLIIFFATILSVLTYLKILPPVIKYLGGLISKITGLPKVESFNAVNSIFFGQSEALIAIRTQFHHLNDNRLYIVSASAMGSVSASIVGAYLQMLPPEYVLVALPLNMFSALMVASIIAPVRVPKEKDVVDIKDVTNDKSIFEAMGNGALEGGKIALIVAAMLIAFIASLELVNWLIQLVFAGITLQEILGYILSPIGILMGISPGEVVQAGSVMGTKIVTNEFVAMLDFQPMIADMSEKTVGIVSVFLTSFANFSSIGIIAGTVKGIDSEKAVSVSGFGLKLLVGATLASILSATIVGLFL; encoded by the coding sequence GTGGCAATTCTTCTTGGAATAGTAGCAATTATCGTAGTCCTCGGGCTAGCATTTCTAATGTCTAATGACAAAAGGAATATTAATTATAAAGGCATCGGAATAATGTTAGTTTTACAATTGTTAACAACATGGTTCATGTTTACTACCGAGATTGGTCAGTTTATTATTAATAAAATCTCTGCAGGTTTTAATAAATTAATTGAATTTGGAACAGAAGGGGTTAATTTTGTTGTTGGAGGATTTGTTGTTGAAGAAGGAGGCGTTTTCTTTTTTAACGTCTTACTACTTATTATTTTCTTCGCGACAATTCTATCTGTGCTAACTTATTTGAAAATCCTTCCTCCAGTTATTAAGTATCTGGGTGGTTTAATTTCAAAAATTACTGGACTTCCTAAGGTTGAATCATTTAATGCTGTTAACAGTATATTTTTTGGTCAATCAGAAGCACTAATTGCAATACGTACACAGTTCCATCATTTAAATGATAACCGTCTTTATATTGTAAGTGCTTCCGCGATGGGATCTGTATCTGCTTCCATTGTTGGAGCGTATTTGCAAATGCTACCTCCGGAGTATGTTTTGGTAGCACTACCATTAAATATGTTTAGTGCTTTAATGGTTGCATCCATTATTGCTCCCGTTCGAGTACCAAAAGAAAAAGATGTTGTTGATATCAAAGATGTTACAAATGATAAAAGTATATTTGAAGCAATGGGGAACGGTGCATTAGAAGGTGGTAAAATTGCCTTAATCGTTGCTGCCATGCTAATAGCCTTTATTGCCTCCCTGGAACTCGTGAACTGGTTAATTCAATTGGTATTCGCTGGTATAACATTACAGGAAATACTAGGTTATATTTTATCACCAATTGGAATTCTAATGGGTATCTCTCCGGGTGAAGTGGTACAAGCAGGCTCGGTAATGGGAACAAAAATTGTTACAAATGAATTTGTGGCTATGCTTGACTTCCAACCTATGATTGCAGATATGTCAGAAAAAACAGTAGGGATTGTATCTGTATTCCTTACAAGTTTCGCAAACTTCTCTTCAATTGGTATTATTGCTGGAACAGTTAAAGGAATTGATAGTGAGAAAGCTGTCAGCGTATCCGGTTTCGGTCTTAAGTTATTAGTCGGTGCTACACTCGCATCCATACTATCCGCAACAATTGTTGGTCTATTTTTATAA
- the trmL gene encoding tRNA (uridine(34)/cytosine(34)/5-carboxymethylaminomethyluridine(34)-2'-O)-methyltransferase TrmL produces the protein MSLHVVLFQPEIPANTGNIARTCLATDTTLHLVHPLGFSTDDKMLRRAGLDYWKNVDIVEHKNITELYNTYPEGKYYYIENFGTKHYTDYDFSNKEEDLFFVFGRETDGIPLQLLEGKEEQCLRIHMNDKVRSLNLSNTAAIIIYEVLRQQGFPDLI, from the coding sequence GTGAGTTTACATGTCGTTCTATTTCAACCGGAAATACCCGCAAACACGGGAAATATTGCCAGAACTTGTTTAGCAACAGATACTACGCTTCATTTAGTCCATCCACTAGGATTTTCAACAGATGATAAAATGCTTCGTCGAGCTGGGTTGGATTATTGGAAGAATGTGGATATAGTGGAGCATAAGAACATAACGGAGCTTTACAACACATACCCTGAAGGGAAATATTATTATATAGAAAATTTTGGCACCAAGCATTATACAGACTATGACTTTTCCAACAAAGAGGAAGACTTGTTTTTCGTCTTCGGCAGGGAGACAGATGGTATCCCTCTTCAATTATTAGAGGGAAAAGAAGAGCAATGTCTCCGTATCCATATGAATGATAAAGTACGGTCTTTAAATTTATCAAATACAGCTGCAATTATTATATATGAAGTACTGCGCCAACAGGGTTTCCCAGATTTGATTTAA
- a CDS encoding DNA topology modulation protein — MKKIAIIGSGGSGKSTLATKLGHMLHLPVFHLDAIFWKPGWEPIEREELIKKSQRIIEQNAWIIDGNYSSTMDIRLQHADTVIFLHYKTSVCLYGIVKRRIQFHNKTRPDMGENCKEKLDWEFFQWVRDYNKTKAPAVYDRLSKLEEGKNIYVFKKRKDLNRFLRSVESASSFN; from the coding sequence ATGAAGAAAATTGCAATTATTGGCAGTGGGGGCTCAGGAAAATCTACGTTAGCAACAAAGCTTGGACATATGTTGCATCTTCCCGTGTTCCACCTGGATGCTATCTTCTGGAAGCCTGGTTGGGAACCAATAGAACGAGAAGAACTTATAAAAAAGAGCCAAAGAATTATTGAACAGAATGCATGGATTATCGACGGTAACTATAGTTCAACAATGGATATCCGTCTTCAACATGCTGATACAGTCATTTTTCTTCATTATAAAACCTCAGTATGTCTGTATGGAATAGTAAAACGTAGAATCCAGTTCCACAACAAGACCAGGCCAGATATGGGCGAAAATTGTAAGGAAAAGCTGGATTGGGAGTTTTTCCAGTGGGTACGCGACTATAATAAAACAAAAGCGCCTGCCGTTTATGATAGGCTGTCCAAATTGGAAGAAGGAAAAAACATTTATGTCTTTAAGAAACGAAAAGATTTAAACCGCTTTTTAAGAAGTGTGGAAAGTGCTTCTTCCTTCAATTGA
- a CDS encoding amidase domain-containing protein, translating into MEKIKKEWLDYFLSEKQTTGWWQKKRSLCKERDAEIIRIHGDGRLYKEFFFDNNRVYHYLVHLSYLIKQDDFFYLEEEITPYEFRYHDGEITNHYPIHYEQPENPSILPEEIRGDEVSLERFTYDRNQAVRYAERWWNSYNPAYKKFDVDCTNYVSQCLYAGGAPMRGAPSRETGWWYQNDNWSFSWAVAHSLRWYLSGSTQGLQGTEVDDASELLPGDIICYDFQGDGRWDHNTIVVTKDAYGMPLVNAHTNNSRNRYWSYEDSAAWTPDIKYKFFRIGDK; encoded by the coding sequence ATGGAAAAAATTAAAAAGGAATGGCTGGATTATTTCTTATCTGAAAAACAAACAACTGGTTGGTGGCAAAAAAAACGCAGCTTATGTAAAGAAAGAGATGCTGAAATTATTCGTATTCATGGGGATGGTCGGTTATATAAAGAGTTCTTTTTTGATAATAATCGTGTATACCACTACCTTGTCCATTTGTCATACCTCATTAAACAAGATGATTTTTTTTATCTGGAGGAGGAAATAACCCCGTATGAATTCCGTTATCATGATGGAGAGATAACTAATCATTATCCAATTCATTATGAACAACCTGAGAACCCTAGTATATTGCCTGAAGAGATACGTGGAGATGAGGTTTCTTTAGAAAGATTTACTTATGATCGTAACCAAGCTGTCCGCTATGCAGAGAGATGGTGGAATAGTTATAATCCTGCATATAAAAAATTTGATGTGGATTGCACCAATTATGTTTCTCAGTGCTTATATGCTGGGGGTGCACCAATGAGGGGGGCGCCTTCAAGAGAAACGGGATGGTGGTACCAAAACGATAATTGGAGCTTTAGCTGGGCAGTGGCTCATTCATTACGATGGTATTTAAGTGGTTCTACTCAAGGGCTTCAAGGCACGGAAGTAGATGATGCCTCTGAACTGCTCCCAGGTGATATCATTTGCTATGATTTTCAAGGTGATGGAAGGTGGGATCACAACACGATTGTTGTAACGAAGGATGCGTATGGAATGCCATTGGTGAACGCCCATACAAATAATAGCCGGAACCGTTACTGGTCTTATGAGGATTCCGCAGCATGGACACCTGATATTAAGTATAAATTTTTCCGCATTGGTGACAAGTAA